One stretch of Methanobacterium sp. DNA includes these proteins:
- a CDS encoding trehalose-6-phosphate synthase has translation MSQNKTREEIKTFLMDKNLIVASNRGPVEFYLNKGKIEMKRGAGGLVSTLLPFMSEVEGTWVASAMTDGDREVAGKYEKCLVPVPEENPDFCVSFVVVDQEIYKDYYSIISNPLLWFVQHYMWNTPYVPVIDDKMHKAWHDSYVYVNKMFAEKIIEEAETDERKPLIMLQDYHLYTCPGYIREKIDDVFLSHFVHIPWPQSEYFGILPEYMQEAIVKGLLSNDILGLHVKKYVMNFLYTSEPYVDKVDYEKGLIWYDGRVISVKHYPISVDDKKLLENSKSSEVLKKEELIRQIKGDCFLIYRTDRADLSKNIIRGFMAYELFLQKHPEFHGKVKFLSTGMPTRQQIKEYCDYKDETYKMIDSINERYSKDGWKPIEQIFKADYNLVTAAFKHYDCLLVNPIVDGMNIVAKEGPVVNENSGVLIMSNGAGSYEELKDNSITVNAYDITQTADAIYRAIMMSPEERERLIEGLKKTVHERNVYTWMHEQFQDIKQLF, from the coding sequence ATGTCACAGAATAAAACCCGTGAAGAGATAAAGACGTTTTTAATGGATAAAAACTTAATTGTTGCCTCAAACAGAGGGCCTGTAGAATTTTATCTAAATAAGGGGAAAATAGAAATGAAAAGAGGTGCTGGAGGACTTGTATCTACTTTACTTCCATTTATGAGCGAAGTTGAAGGAACATGGGTTGCAAGCGCCATGACAGACGGTGATAGAGAAGTGGCAGGAAAATATGAGAAATGTCTGGTGCCAGTTCCTGAGGAAAATCCAGATTTTTGTGTTTCTTTTGTCGTGGTGGATCAGGAGATTTATAAAGATTATTACAGTATCATTAGCAACCCGCTTCTCTGGTTTGTTCAGCATTACATGTGGAATACTCCATATGTACCTGTAATTGACGATAAAATGCATAAAGCATGGCATGATAGTTATGTGTATGTAAACAAAATGTTTGCAGAAAAAATAATTGAAGAAGCTGAAACAGATGAAAGAAAACCCCTTATTATGTTACAGGACTATCACCTTTACACATGTCCTGGATATATCAGAGAAAAGATTGATGATGTTTTTTTAAGCCATTTTGTACATATTCCATGGCCACAATCAGAATATTTTGGAATATTACCAGAATATATGCAGGAAGCAATTGTTAAAGGACTATTATCTAATGATATCCTGGGATTACATGTAAAAAAATATGTAATGAATTTTCTTTACACCTCTGAGCCGTATGTGGACAAAGTGGACTATGAAAAAGGTTTAATATGGTATGATGGGCGTGTTATTTCTGTAAAACATTACCCTATATCTGTTGATGATAAAAAATTATTAGAAAATTCTAAAAGTTCAGAAGTGCTCAAAAAAGAAGAATTAATCAGGCAGATTAAAGGGGATTGCTTTTTAATATACAGGACGGATAGAGCTGATCTAAGTAAGAATATAATCAGAGGATTTATGGCTTATGAACTGTTCCTGCAAAAACATCCAGAATTTCACGGGAAAGTCAAATTTTTATCTACAGGAATGCCCACAAGACAGCAGATCAAAGAATACTGCGATTATAAGGATGAAACTTACAAAATGATTGATTCAATCAATGAAAGATACTCAAAAGATGGCTGGAAACCAATTGAACAGATTTTCAAGGCAGATTATAACCTTGTAACTGCTGCATTTAAACATTATGATTGCTTACTTGTAAATCCCATAGTAGACGGCATGAATATCGTTGCAAAGGAAGGACCAGTGGTAAACGAGAACAGCGGTGTTTTAATAATGTCAAACGGAGCTGGCTCCTACGAAGAGCTTAAAGATAATTCTATCACGGTTAATGCTTATGATATCACCCAAACAGCAGATGCAATTTACAGGGCAATTATGATGAGTCCTGAAGAGAGAGAACGTCTTATTGAAGGACTTAAAAAAACTGTGCATGAAAGAAATGTTTATACCTGGATGCATGAACAGTTCCAGGATATTAAACAGCTTTTTTAA
- the serA gene encoding phosphoglycerate dehydrogenase, whose amino-acid sequence MEQRVIIADQINEKGIKELEDVAEVVVDTSITQEELINKIKDFDAIVVRSRTKVTRDVIEAADKLKIIARAGVGVDNVDVEAATERGIMVVNAPESTSITVAEHAMGLIMSLARKISIADRSVKEGKWEKSSFMGIELNGKTLGIIGMGRIGTQVAIRAKAFGMEILVYDPYITEEAGAELGVTVVGFDYLLKNSDVMTIHVPLTPETKHFIAKEEFKIMKENAIIVNCARGGIINEDDLYLALKEGKIAGAGLDVFENEPPEGSPLLKLDNLVATPHIGASTKEAQRDAALIVANEVKKVFMGEAPKNVLNMPVLDPETFQIIKPYLKLSEKLANFLIQAAKGNITEVDVTYCGELGDFPRIDILSRTVLKEILNSILTEPVNMINAPTIAKKRGVVITESKRSEAEGYKSLIKVKIKSDEGELSIEGTATKEPRIVRIDEYWVNVKPEGTMVIARYKDIPGSIGTIGTKLGEHGINIAKMQVGREAPGEEAVMVITVDQMVPAEVVDEIRALEHVYDAVYVQL is encoded by the coding sequence ATGGAACAAAGAGTAATTATAGCTGATCAAATAAACGAAAAAGGAATTAAAGAGCTTGAAGATGTTGCCGAAGTCGTGGTAGACACTTCAATTACACAAGAAGAGCTCATTAACAAAATTAAAGATTTTGATGCTATTGTTGTAAGAAGCAGAACTAAAGTTACTCGTGATGTAATAGAGGCAGCGGATAAACTTAAAATAATAGCAAGGGCAGGAGTAGGTGTGGACAATGTTGATGTTGAAGCAGCTACAGAAAGAGGAATAATGGTGGTAAATGCACCTGAATCAACGTCCATCACTGTTGCAGAACATGCCATGGGGCTTATAATGTCACTTGCAAGAAAAATTTCCATAGCTGACCGGTCAGTTAAAGAAGGAAAATGGGAAAAAAGCAGTTTCATGGGGATAGAGCTAAACGGCAAGACTCTGGGGATCATAGGTATGGGTAGAATTGGAACCCAGGTTGCAATACGGGCCAAGGCATTTGGAATGGAAATACTGGTCTATGACCCCTACATAACAGAAGAAGCAGGAGCAGAGCTTGGAGTGACTGTTGTTGGATTTGATTACTTACTTAAAAACTCCGATGTGATGACAATACACGTACCGCTCACTCCTGAAACAAAACACTTCATAGCAAAAGAAGAATTTAAAATAATGAAAGAAAATGCAATTATAGTAAACTGTGCAAGGGGGGGTATAATTAATGAAGATGATCTTTACCTGGCCCTTAAAGAAGGTAAAATTGCAGGTGCAGGGCTGGATGTGTTTGAAAACGAGCCTCCAGAAGGTAGCCCACTTTTAAAACTGGATAATTTAGTTGCAACTCCACATATTGGTGCTTCCACTAAAGAAGCGCAAAGGGACGCTGCATTAATCGTTGCAAATGAAGTTAAGAAGGTATTCATGGGTGAAGCACCTAAAAATGTTTTAAACATGCCTGTTTTGGATCCAGAAACCTTCCAGATCATTAAACCCTATCTTAAGCTTTCTGAGAAATTAGCAAATTTCCTTATTCAGGCTGCAAAAGGAAACATCACTGAAGTTGATGTAACATATTGTGGAGAATTAGGGGACTTTCCAAGAATAGACATATTGAGTAGAACTGTATTAAAAGAAATATTAAATTCTATCCTTACAGAGCCTGTAAACATGATAAATGCGCCTACAATTGCTAAAAAAAGGGGTGTGGTCATTACAGAAAGTAAAAGAAGTGAAGCAGAAGGATATAAAAGTCTCATAAAAGTTAAAATTAAGTCAGATGAAGGGGAGTTAAGCATTGAAGGCACTGCTACTAAAGAACCAAGGATTGTAAGAATTGATGAATACTGGGTCAACGTGAAACCTGAAGGGACAATGGTTATAGCAAGATATAAAGATATTCCGGGAAGTATCGGTACAATTGGAACCAAACTCGGAGAACATGGAATAAACATCGCTAAAATGCAGGTCGGTAGAGAAGCCCCTGGTGAAGAAGCTGTAATGGTTATAACAGTCGACCAGATGGTTCCAGCAGAAGTGGTTGACGAAATCAGGGCATTGGAGCATGTTTATGATGCAGTTTATGTCCAGCTTTAA
- a CDS encoding Mov34/MPN/PAD-1 family protein: MKLNDILGKILGTSRQEIKEVHVDREVIEEIMNIAKESYPDEFMALLEGKIEGHVLRVTGLIFLPVETSNEGAVMQVFMQPLTTNSIGSVHSHPGYSAGPSDADLHFFSKKGIFHMIIAEPYDRESIIAYDTFGNMVDFKVI, encoded by the coding sequence ATGAAACTCAACGATATCTTAGGAAAAATTTTGGGGACTTCCAGACAGGAAATTAAAGAGGTACATGTTGACAGAGAAGTTATAGAAGAGATAATGAATATTGCTAAGGAATCATATCCAGATGAGTTCATGGCCCTTCTGGAGGGTAAAATTGAAGGACACGTGCTTAGAGTAACAGGGCTGATCTTTCTTCCAGTTGAAACTTCAAACGAAGGCGCAGTAATGCAGGTTTTCATGCAGCCCCTTACCACCAATTCCATTGGATCAGTTCACAGCCATCCAGGCTACAGTGCAGGTCCCTCAGATGCAGATTTACACTTTTTTTCTAAAAAAGGTATTTTTCACATGATTATTGCTGAACCATATGATAGGGAAAGCATAATAGCTTATGACACTTTTGGAAATATGGTTGATTTTAAAGTAATCTAA
- a CDS encoding tRNA(His) guanylyltransferase Thg1 family protein has translation MKECEIFSNLKVPCGSEIVARIDGRKFSRLSHDFKFEKPFDMNFAKFMVNTSIDFFKEFSPRFIYIFSDEINIILSDIPFGGRIEKLNSVFASFMAGSFTKNVFDNGIQVKRPISFDSRIIPLSSALVVEYFKERQNEAWRNCINGYAYWTLRTEYSKKEAMYILKNKKSSDLHDILFERNINMAELPSWQRRGVGIYKKEIIIEGYNPVEKKKVRSKRKRIYVDSNLPIFDDQFFSETLIKG, from the coding sequence ATGAAAGAATGTGAAATTTTTTCAAATTTGAAGGTTCCGTGTGGGTCTGAAATTGTTGCAAGAATTGACGGCAGAAAATTTTCAAGGTTGTCACATGATTTTAAGTTTGAAAAACCCTTTGACATGAATTTTGCAAAATTCATGGTTAATACATCCATTGATTTTTTTAAAGAGTTTAGTCCACGATTTATTTACATATTCTCGGATGAAATAAACATTATATTATCAGATATACCTTTTGGAGGCCGAATTGAAAAATTAAATTCTGTTTTTGCAAGCTTTATGGCGGGAAGCTTTACAAAAAATGTCTTTGATAATGGAATTCAGGTTAAAAGGCCTATTTCTTTTGATTCAAGGATAATTCCCCTCTCTTCAGCACTTGTTGTGGAATATTTTAAAGAACGTCAAAATGAAGCCTGGAGAAACTGCATTAACGGATATGCCTACTGGACTCTTAGAACAGAATATAGCAAAAAGGAAGCCATGTACATTTTAAAAAACAAAAAAAGCAGCGATCTTCATGATATTCTATTTGAAAGGAATATAAACATGGCGGAACTCCCTTCATGGCAACGTCGGGGCGTGGGGATTTATAAAAAAGAAATAATAATTGAAGGTTATAATCCAGTAGAGAAGAAAAAAGTGCGATCTAAACGAAAAAGAATTTATGTTGATTCTAATCTGCCAATCTTCGATGACCAGTTTTTCAGCGAAACGCTAATTAAAGGTTAA